Proteins from a genomic interval of Chroococcidiopsis thermalis PCC 7203:
- a CDS encoding site-specific integrase, whose translation MNVEQAFSLPQAKSLLYKSFRTAIERLFTRGFLTPRDKLLFAIAYYCACRVSEVLALTAEDLAGSVVTLRKCTTKGKIATRTLPEHPKLQGYLAADDPPSGLLFPERNGNKPLTRAAADPQSCLPASED comes from the coding sequence ATGAACGTGGAGCAGGCTTTTAGCCTGCCGCAGGCTAAAAGCCTACTTTACAAATCATTTAGAACTGCTATAGAACGCCTATTTACACGCGGCTTCCTCACCCCTAGAGACAAACTGCTATTTGCGATCGCTTATTACTGCGCCTGTCGCGTTAGTGAAGTGCTGGCGCTGACGGCTGAAGATTTAGCGGGTAGTGTGGTGACGCTGCGTAAATGTACTACCAAGGGCAAGATTGCCACGCGCACGCTGCCAGAGCACCCGAAGCTACAGGGATATTTAGCAGCTGACGATCCACCGTCTGGTCTGTTATTTCCAGAACGCAATGGAAACAAGCCACTCACTAGAGCAGCTGCCGATCCTCAGAGCTGCTTGCCAGCGAGCGAGGATTAG
- the katG gene encoding catalase/peroxidase HPI, whose translation MSSESGCPFTGGGQKLTARHMPSNRDWWPKYLNLSILHQHSPQANPMSEAFNYAEEFKKLDLAAVRADIFELMTTSQDWWPADYGHYGPLFIRMAWHSAGTYRIGDGRGGAGSGSQRFEPLNSWPDNANLDKARMLLWPIKQKYGKKISWADLMIFAGNCALESMGFKTIGFAGGREDIWAPEEDIYWGSEKAWLGGERYDDDRVLLNPLAAVQMGLIYVNPEGPSGEPDPIGSGRDIRETFGRMAMNDEETVALVAGGHTFGKCHGAGESSHVGHEPGGASIVEQGLGWKSAFNTGVGVDAITSGIEGAWTPTPTQWDNTYLDTLFKYDWELTKSPAGAWQWKPKNGAGADTVPDAHDPSKRHAPMMTTADMAMKMDSIYEPISRRYHENPDEFADAFAKAWFKLTHRDMGPRSRYLGSEVPAEEFLWQDPIPAVTHELIDEQDIAALKGKILASGLSVSQLVSTAWASASTFRGSDKRGGANGARIRLAPQKDWEVNQPTQLATVLQTLEAIQEEFNSSQSGGKRVSLADSIVLGGCVGVEQAAKNAGHEVKVPFKPGRADASQEKTDVESFAVLEPTADGFRNYSSGKHSESLEELLVDRAQLLTLSAPEMTVLVGGLRVLGTNFGASKHGVFTDRPETLTNDFFVNLLDLGTTWKAIAEDEYEFEGSSRKTGELKWTATRVDLIFGSNSQLRALAEVYGSEDSQQKFVHDFVAAWDKVMNLDRF comes from the coding sequence ATGAGCAGCGAGAGCGGATGCCCGTTTACGGGCGGAGGTCAGAAACTTACGGCTCGTCATATGCCGTCGAACCGAGACTGGTGGCCGAAGTATTTGAATCTGAGCATCCTCCACCAGCACTCACCCCAGGCTAATCCCATGAGTGAGGCGTTCAACTACGCTGAGGAATTCAAGAAGCTCGACTTAGCGGCTGTGAGGGCAGATATCTTTGAGCTGATGACTACCTCTCAGGACTGGTGGCCAGCCGACTACGGTCATTATGGTCCTCTCTTCATTCGGATGGCGTGGCACAGCGCAGGTACGTATCGGATCGGTGACGGTCGCGGCGGCGCAGGGTCGGGTAGCCAGCGGTTTGAGCCGCTCAACAGTTGGCCCGACAATGCTAACCTCGACAAGGCGCGCATGTTGCTTTGGCCAATCAAGCAGAAATACGGCAAGAAAATCTCCTGGGCTGACCTCATGATCTTCGCTGGCAACTGCGCGCTTGAGTCGATGGGCTTCAAGACGATCGGCTTTGCCGGCGGGCGCGAGGACATCTGGGCACCAGAGGAAGACATCTACTGGGGTTCTGAGAAAGCTTGGCTAGGTGGCGAGCGTTACGACGACGATCGAGTGCTTTTAAATCCCCTCGCTGCCGTTCAGATGGGTCTGATCTACGTGAACCCAGAAGGACCAAGCGGCGAACCCGATCCGATCGGCTCAGGGCGCGATATTCGCGAAACCTTTGGTCGGATGGCGATGAACGATGAAGAAACGGTGGCGCTGGTTGCCGGTGGACATACCTTTGGCAAATGTCATGGTGCGGGCGAATCGTCGCACGTAGGTCATGAGCCTGGGGGGGCAAGCATTGTAGAGCAGGGTCTCGGCTGGAAGAGCGCTTTCAACACGGGTGTAGGCGTTGATGCGATCACTAGCGGTATTGAAGGTGCATGGACTCCTACTCCAACGCAGTGGGACAACACCTATCTCGACACCCTATTCAAATATGACTGGGAGCTGACAAAGAGTCCCGCCGGTGCGTGGCAATGGAAACCGAAGAACGGTGCTGGCGCGGATACAGTGCCTGACGCGCACGATCCGTCGAAGCGGCACGCTCCTATGATGACCACGGCGGACATGGCTATGAAGATGGACTCCATCTACGAGCCGATTTCACGGCGTTATCATGAGAACCCAGATGAGTTCGCCGACGCATTTGCCAAGGCGTGGTTCAAGCTGACACATCGCGATATGGGTCCCCGATCGCGCTATCTCGGTTCAGAGGTGCCAGCGGAAGAGTTCTTGTGGCAAGATCCCATCCCCGCGGTCACCCATGAATTGATTGATGAGCAGGACATCGCCGCGCTCAAAGGTAAGATTCTTGCTTCGGGACTGTCTGTCTCACAACTCGTTTCGACTGCCTGGGCATCGGCATCAACGTTCCGTGGGTCTGACAAGCGCGGTGGAGCGAACGGAGCGCGCATTCGTCTTGCGCCTCAGAAGGATTGGGAAGTCAACCAGCCGACCCAACTGGCAACAGTGCTGCAAACCCTGGAGGCGATCCAAGAAGAATTCAACAGCTCACAGTCTGGCGGAAAGCGGGTTTCGCTCGCTGACTCGATCGTTCTGGGCGGATGCGTGGGCGTTGAACAAGCGGCGAAGAACGCTGGGCATGAGGTCAAAGTTCCCTTCAAGCCTGGACGTGCGGATGCGTCGCAAGAGAAAACGGATGTCGAGTCCTTCGCCGTGCTTGAGCCAACCGCGGACGGGTTCCGCAACTACTCTAGCGGCAAACACAGCGAATCGCTTGAGGAGTTGCTAGTCGATCGGGCGCAATTGCTGACCCTGTCAGCCCCTGAGATGACGGTTCTCGTGGGCGGCTTGCGCGTCCTGGGTACGAACTTTGGAGCGTCCAAACACGGTGTCTTCACCGATCGCCCAGAGACGTTGACCAATGACTTCTTCGTTAACCTGCTTGACCTGGGCACGACATGGAAAGCGATCGCTGAAGATGAATATGAGTTCGAGGGGAGCAGTCGCAAGACAGGCGAACTCAAGTGGACTGCTACCCGTGTTGACCTCATCTTCGGCTCAAACTCTCAGCTACGCGCCCTCGCGGAAGTCTACGGATCTGAGGATTCGCAGCAGAAGTTTGTGCATGACTTTGTGGCAGCGTGGGACAAGGTGATGAACCTCGACCGCTTCTAA
- a CDS encoding MGH1-like glycoside hydrolase domain-containing protein → MTAEEKRLEENRTRQAYWRRWGPYLSDRQWGTVREDYSQNGNAWDYFPHEHARSRAYRWGEDGIAGISDNHQRLCFAIALWNGVDPILKERLFGLAGPEGNHGEDVKEYYFYLDNSPSHAYMKYLYKYPQSAFPYTQLVQENQQRGYYEPEFELVDTGIFDNNQYFDVFVEYAKNSPEDILIQITVVNRSSEEKTLHLLPTLWFRNTWAWDKQSEKPSLQVMKPDLLACAIEAAHPTLGKRWLYCQNGCKLLFTENETNYQKLFGVSNKSPYVKDGVNDYVVENIEEAINPEKIGTKAACYYSLNLDAGEEQIIKLRLSDLGKLTHPFLEFDTILQTRKQEADEFYQRISPEELLADCRNVQRQAFAGLLWTKQFYHYVIEDWLNGDPNQPVPQRHNARNQEWMHLFNDDILSMPDKWEFPWFAAWDLAFHVIPLATIDPDFAKRQMDRLTREWYMHPNGQIPAYEWHFSDVNPPVHAWGTWRVYQIERDIYDRADTDFLERVFQKLLLNFTWWVNRKDNDGNNVFQGGFLGLDNIGIFDRSAELPTGGYLEQSDGTSWMGMYCLNMLAIALELAKTNSTYEDIASKFFEHFLYIADAMNHIGETQIHLWDDEDKFFYDVLHSPHDERHHLKVRSMVGLVPIFAVEILEPDLLERFPGFKKRFEWFINNRPKLQENIASLTDEGKESKRLLAIVNPEKLKLILQRMLDEGEFLSEYGIRSVSKFHLENPYTFNVDGQQHQVSYEPAESTSGMFGGNSNWRGPIWFPMNYLIIESLQKFHNYLGDDFKVECPTGSGRWMNLAEVATELSQRLTRIFLRDSSNRRPVHSGNAIFQTHPDWQDLLLFYEYFHGDNGAGLGANHQTGWTGLVANLIRDSGEMK, encoded by the coding sequence ATGACCGCAGAAGAAAAAAGACTGGAAGAAAATCGCACCCGTCAAGCATACTGGCGGCGCTGGGGTCCATATTTAAGCGATCGCCAATGGGGAACTGTACGCGAAGATTATAGCCAGAATGGTAATGCTTGGGATTATTTTCCCCACGAACACGCTCGGAGTCGCGCCTATCGTTGGGGAGAAGATGGGATTGCGGGAATTTCTGACAATCATCAAAGACTTTGTTTTGCGATCGCGCTTTGGAATGGAGTAGATCCAATCCTGAAAGAAAGATTATTTGGGTTAGCTGGACCTGAAGGCAATCATGGGGAAGATGTCAAAGAATATTATTTTTATCTTGACAATTCTCCCAGTCATGCCTATATGAAATATCTCTACAAATATCCTCAATCAGCATTTCCTTACACGCAATTGGTGCAAGAAAATCAGCAACGAGGATACTACGAGCCGGAATTTGAATTAGTTGATACTGGTATATTTGACAATAATCAATACTTCGATGTGTTTGTCGAATATGCTAAAAACTCTCCTGAAGATATTTTAATTCAAATTACAGTTGTCAATCGTAGTTCGGAAGAAAAAACACTTCATCTCTTACCTACTCTCTGGTTCCGCAATACTTGGGCTTGGGATAAACAGAGTGAAAAACCATCACTTCAAGTCATGAAGCCCGATCTTCTTGCCTGTGCTATTGAAGCTGCTCATCCAACTTTGGGGAAAAGATGGTTGTATTGTCAAAATGGCTGCAAGTTGTTGTTTACAGAAAATGAGACTAACTATCAAAAGCTATTTGGAGTTAGCAATAAATCTCCTTATGTCAAAGACGGGGTAAACGATTATGTTGTGGAGAATATCGAAGAGGCTATTAACCCAGAAAAAATAGGTACAAAAGCTGCTTGTTATTACTCACTGAATCTTGATGCAGGTGAAGAACAAATCATCAAGCTAAGACTCAGCGATCTCGGTAAGCTAACACATCCATTTTTAGAGTTTGATACAATTTTACAAACTCGCAAACAAGAAGCAGATGAATTTTATCAACGAATTTCTCCAGAAGAGTTGTTAGCAGATTGTCGTAACGTGCAACGACAAGCTTTTGCTGGCTTATTGTGGACAAAACAGTTTTATCACTACGTCATAGAAGATTGGTTGAATGGCGATCCAAATCAACCAGTGCCACAGCGACATAATGCTCGCAATCAAGAATGGATGCATCTATTTAATGATGATATTCTTTCTATGCCCGATAAATGGGAATTTCCCTGGTTTGCGGCTTGGGATTTAGCTTTTCATGTCATTCCTTTAGCAACAATCGATCCAGATTTTGCCAAGCGACAAATGGATAGACTGACACGGGAATGGTATATGCATCCTAACGGGCAAATTCCAGCTTATGAATGGCATTTTAGTGATGTCAATCCTCCCGTTCATGCTTGGGGAACATGGCGAGTTTATCAAATTGAACGAGATATTTACGATCGCGCTGATACTGATTTTCTGGAAAGAGTATTTCAGAAATTATTGCTCAACTTTACTTGGTGGGTAAATCGCAAAGATAACGATGGCAATAATGTCTTTCAAGGAGGATTTTTAGGCTTAGATAACATCGGCATTTTCGATCGCAGTGCTGAGTTGCCTACAGGTGGCTATTTAGAACAATCAGACGGTACGAGTTGGATGGGAATGTATTGTCTGAATATGCTGGCGATCGCATTAGAATTGGCAAAAACTAACTCTACTTATGAAGATATCGCCAGTAAATTTTTCGAGCATTTCCTCTATATTGCCGATGCAATGAACCACATTGGCGAAACTCAGATTCACCTATGGGATGATGAAGACAAGTTCTTTTATGATGTCTTGCATTCTCCACATGACGAACGCCATCACCTCAAGGTGCGTTCGATGGTGGGTTTAGTTCCCATATTTGCAGTAGAGATTCTAGAACCAGATTTACTAGAGCGATTTCCAGGGTTTAAAAAACGCTTTGAGTGGTTTATTAACAATCGTCCTAAACTGCAAGAGAACATTGCCTCTTTGACAGACGAAGGAAAAGAAAGCAAACGATTGCTAGCAATTGTTAACCCTGAAAAACTCAAGTTAATTTTGCAAAGAATGTTAGATGAAGGCGAATTTTTGAGCGAGTATGGCATTCGTTCTGTCTCGAAATTTCATCTAGAAAACCCATACACTTTCAATGTTGACGGTCAGCAGCATCAAGTGAGTTACGAACCGGCTGAATCTACCAGTGGGATGTTTGGCGGGAATTCTAACTGGCGCGGTCCTATTTGGTTTCCGATGAATTATCTCATCATTGAGTCTCTGCAAAAATTTCATAACTATTTAGGAGATGACTTTAAAGTTGAATGTCCCACTGGTTCCGGTCGATGGATGAATTTGGCAGAAGTGGCTACAGAGTTGTCTCAAAGATTGACAAGAATTTTCTTACGAGATAGTAGTAATCGTCGTCCTGTTCACAGTGGCAACGCTATATTTCAAACTCATCCAGACTGGCAAGACTTGTTATTATTCTATGAATACTTTCATGGCGACAACGGCGCAGGATTGGGAGCAAATCATCAAACAGGTTGGACGGGATTAGTAGCAAACTTAATCCGCGACAGTGGAGAAATGAAGTAA
- a CDS encoding cation-transporting P-type ATPase, with protein sequence MTTSATGSQLEPQYHELAAQAVAHSLNTNSDRGLTAAEVRQRLNQYGENELKAKPGKPAWWRFLLQFNQPLLYILLIAGIIKAFLGSWTNAIVIWGVTVINAIIGFVQESKAEGAIAALAQAVTTEATLLRDGQKIRLPSREIVPGDIVMLASGDKVPADLRLVNSRNLQVDESALTGESVPVEKSTAPLQPDAPLAERLNMAYAGSFVTFGQGSGIVVATAGNTEVGRISQTIEQRSNLSTPLTRKFDKFSRTLLYVILGLAALTLAVGLGQGQTFAGMFEAAVALAVSAIPEGLPAVVTVTLAIGVNRMARRHAIIRKLPAVETLGGATVICSDKTGTLTENQMTVQAIYAGGDRFTVSGTGYSPEGEIRELRELRERLPVALEECLIAGLLCNDSHLEEKNDRWVVVGDPTEGALIAVAKKAGLSQSELVESIPRVDAIGFESQFQYMATLHELGSGESVRVGLETRPYGSGEESKVIYVKGSVEAILSRTRQMLDRNGNSISINRAEVEQQVELMAKQGLRVLAFAKKTVGDNQTSVDHNDIESDLVFIGLQGMIDPPRAEAIAAVRNCQSAGIDVKMITGDHITTAKAIALRMGLQKDGRVEAFEGQQLAQMDDRELAQAVEEGVVFARVAPAQKLRLVEALQAKGEIVAMTGDGVNDAPALRQADIGVAMGGAGTDVAREAADMLLTDDNFASIEAAVEEGRTVYQNLRKAIAFILPVNGGESMTILISALLARDLPILSLQVLWLNMVNSVAMTVPLAFEPKSEGVMQQPPRNPREPLISGKLLQRILAISVFNWILIFGFFEGVRRNTGDVTLARTMAIQALVAARIVYLLSISHLGKAIALKIRGRKVSISGTKAIALGILAAVLLQIVFSQWSVMNNLFATAPLNLDRWLICLLPALPMIPLAILVNWIDRPE encoded by the coding sequence ATGACAACCTCTGCAACAGGTAGCCAATTAGAACCTCAATATCACGAACTCGCAGCCCAGGCAGTAGCCCACTCGCTGAATACTAACTCAGATAGGGGCTTAACAGCAGCAGAAGTTAGGCAACGGTTGAACCAGTATGGGGAAAACGAACTCAAGGCTAAACCAGGTAAACCAGCATGGTGGCGCTTTTTATTGCAATTCAACCAGCCGCTACTTTATATCTTATTAATCGCCGGAATCATTAAAGCCTTTTTAGGTTCTTGGACAAATGCGATCGTGATTTGGGGTGTAACGGTAATTAACGCGATTATCGGTTTCGTGCAAGAATCAAAAGCAGAAGGGGCGATCGCCGCTTTAGCGCAAGCCGTCACTACAGAAGCTACCTTATTACGCGACGGACAAAAGATTCGCCTTCCCTCACGAGAAATCGTACCTGGAGATATCGTCATGCTGGCTTCTGGCGATAAAGTGCCAGCCGATCTGCGCTTGGTAAATAGCCGGAACTTGCAAGTAGACGAATCAGCTCTCACGGGCGAATCTGTCCCAGTGGAAAAGTCAACCGCTCCACTTCAGCCTGACGCTCCTTTAGCAGAACGGCTTAACATGGCATATGCAGGTAGCTTTGTTACCTTCGGACAGGGAAGCGGTATTGTCGTAGCAACAGCAGGCAATACGGAGGTAGGGCGCATTTCCCAAACCATCGAGCAACGGAGTAACCTGAGTACGCCCTTAACTCGCAAGTTTGACAAATTTAGCCGCACGTTACTCTACGTCATTTTAGGGCTGGCGGCGCTCACGTTAGCAGTAGGGTTGGGTCAAGGACAGACCTTTGCCGGAATGTTTGAAGCGGCTGTTGCCTTAGCAGTCAGCGCCATTCCTGAAGGACTACCAGCAGTGGTAACGGTGACGTTGGCAATTGGAGTCAACCGCATGGCACGCCGCCACGCGATTATCCGCAAGCTACCTGCGGTAGAAACTTTAGGCGGTGCAACAGTCATTTGCTCTGATAAAACAGGAACGCTAACCGAAAACCAAATGACAGTGCAAGCGATTTACGCTGGAGGCGATCGCTTTACTGTTAGCGGTACGGGTTACAGTCCAGAAGGGGAGATAAGAGAGCTGAGGGAGCTGAGGGAGAGGTTGCCTGTAGCTCTGGAAGAATGTTTAATCGCTGGGTTGTTGTGCAACGACTCTCACTTAGAAGAAAAAAACGATCGCTGGGTAGTCGTGGGCGATCCGACGGAAGGAGCTTTGATTGCAGTTGCTAAGAAAGCAGGGTTGAGTCAGTCCGAATTAGTAGAGTCAATTCCCAGAGTGGATGCAATTGGGTTTGAATCTCAGTTTCAGTACATGGCGACGTTGCATGAACTGGGGAGTGGGGAGTCGGTACGGGTGGGTTTAGAAACCCGCCCGTACGGGAGTGGGGAAGAATCTAAAGTTATTTATGTCAAGGGTTCTGTAGAAGCAATTTTGAGCCGCACTCGGCAAATGCTGGATCGAAACGGCAACTCTATTTCCATCAACCGCGCCGAAGTCGAACAGCAGGTTGAGTTAATGGCAAAGCAGGGATTACGAGTGCTGGCTTTTGCCAAAAAAACAGTAGGGGATAACCAGACTTCTGTAGACCATAACGATATCGAATCCGATCTGGTTTTTATCGGCTTGCAGGGAATGATCGATCCACCACGCGCTGAAGCGATCGCCGCAGTACGCAACTGTCAGTCGGCAGGAATTGACGTGAAGATGATTACGGGCGACCACATTACCACAGCGAAAGCGATCGCCCTCCGCATGGGTTTGCAAAAAGATGGTAGGGTGGAGGCATTTGAAGGGCAGCAACTCGCCCAAATGGACGATCGCGAATTGGCGCAGGCGGTGGAAGAAGGTGTAGTTTTTGCCAGAGTCGCCCCAGCCCAAAAATTGCGGTTGGTAGAAGCATTACAAGCCAAAGGCGAAATTGTTGCCATGACGGGAGACGGGGTAAATGATGCCCCAGCCCTCAGACAAGCCGATATTGGCGTAGCGATGGGTGGTGCGGGAACGGATGTTGCTAGGGAAGCCGCCGATATGCTGCTGACGGATGATAACTTTGCTTCGATTGAAGCCGCAGTAGAGGAAGGACGGACGGTCTATCAAAATTTACGCAAGGCGATCGCGTTTATCTTACCCGTCAACGGTGGCGAGTCGATGACGATTTTAATTAGTGCTTTACTCGCCAGAGATCTACCAATTCTGTCTTTACAAGTCTTGTGGTTGAATATGGTCAACTCAGTGGCGATGACAGTGCCGCTTGCATTTGAACCCAAATCTGAGGGGGTAATGCAGCAACCGCCACGCAACCCAAGGGAACCGTTAATCTCAGGAAAACTGCTACAGCGGATTTTGGCAATTTCCGTTTTTAACTGGATTCTAATTTTTGGTTTCTTCGAGGGGGTACGTCGAAACACGGGAGATGTCACCTTGGCGCGAACGATGGCAATTCAAGCTTTGGTTGCAGCCAGAATCGTGTATTTATTGAGTATCAGCCATTTAGGGAAAGCGATCGCGCTGAAAATCCGTGGTAGAAAAGTTTCTATTAGTGGTACAAAGGCGATCGCGCTGGGTATTCTTGCCGCAGTCTTATTGCAAATTGTTTTCAGTCAATGGAGCGTCATGAATAATTTATTTGCTACTGCACCGTTGAATTTAGATCGGTGGTTAATCTGTCTGCTGCCTGCTTTACCGATGATTCCTTTGGCTATTTTGGTTAACTGGATCGACCGCCCTGAATAA
- a CDS encoding phosphatase PAP2 family protein, whose amino-acid sequence MEILWSVEPIIFVQRWFGESWSCFFETMTQLGSGGGIAIAFALAFWLKGRKLAWSLASAVIFVTAINAAIWSLFYVPRPQHPQISVYKQLDVSSFPSGHTGTATMLWGSLTVLSYLPAVITVCIVALVMLSRIYLGVHYLMDLLGGLAVGLISLFIYQRLLPVLVRWFSGRTFHFFLVLSFVLPIVAFPAADAFPDGWEVFGAAVGVAIGMPLEYWYVRYHPAQVSLQKQVVKVAIGLGVLAGIVFVARLISSNELPRDPIAYGLAVFWIVFPAPALFARMGLSRTVEQRLR is encoded by the coding sequence ATGGAGATTCTGTGGAGCGTTGAGCCAATTATTTTTGTCCAAAGATGGTTTGGCGAAAGCTGGAGTTGTTTTTTTGAAACTATGACGCAACTCGGATCGGGTGGAGGAATTGCGATCGCTTTCGCTTTAGCATTTTGGCTCAAGGGTCGAAAGCTGGCTTGGAGCTTAGCGAGTGCTGTTATTTTTGTGACAGCGATAAATGCAGCGATCTGGTCGTTGTTCTACGTACCGCGTCCGCAGCATCCGCAAATAAGCGTCTACAAACAGCTAGACGTGTCATCGTTTCCGAGCGGACATACCGGAACTGCTACGATGCTTTGGGGATCTTTGACTGTATTAAGTTATCTGCCAGCAGTCATTACAGTCTGTATTGTGGCGTTAGTCATGCTATCGCGCATATATCTGGGCGTACATTATCTGATGGACTTACTAGGCGGTTTAGCGGTCGGGCTGATTTCACTATTTATCTATCAGCGGTTGTTACCCGTACTGGTACGCTGGTTTTCTGGCAGAACATTTCATTTTTTCCTAGTTCTGAGTTTTGTATTACCAATTGTGGCATTTCCCGCCGCCGATGCCTTTCCCGACGGTTGGGAGGTTTTTGGTGCTGCTGTTGGTGTTGCAATTGGAATGCCGTTAGAATACTGGTACGTCAGATACCATCCTGCCCAGGTATCGTTACAAAAGCAAGTCGTGAAAGTAGCGATCGGTTTAGGAGTGCTGGCGGGGATTGTGTTTGTGGCTCGTCTCATAAGTAGTAACGAATTACCACGCGATCCGATCGCTTATGGTTTAGCAGTGTTTTGGATCGTATTCCCAGCACCAGCACTATTCGCTCGCATGGGATTATCGAGAACTGTGGAGCAACGCTTGCGATAA
- a CDS encoding glycoside hydrolase 100 family protein has protein sequence MWEKEAWKLLEDSIIYYQGRPIGTLAAQDPALEALNYDQCFIRDFVPSALVFLMHGKTEIVRNFLIETLAMQQNHDREMDCFAPGPGLMPASFKVEHDGDKEYIESDFGESAIARVPPVDSCLWWLLLLRAYIKTTGDIELAHQPEFQEGIKLILDLCLVHRFAMYPTLPVLDGSFMIDRRMGVDGHPLEIQVLFYAALRTVKDLLLPENGGDRYLDAVKQRLGALNYHVREYYWIDLQRLNEIYRYKSDEFGQEVANKFNIYAESIPNWLTEWLPETGGYLAGNLGPGLMDFRFFSLGNLLAILVSLASEAESQKIMDLFEQRWQDLIGFMPLKICFPAVEGLEWRIVTGCDPKNLPWSYHNGGSWATILWLFAAAAQKTGRIELATRAIALAETRLVQDKYPEYYDGKNGRLIGKEARTYQTWTIAGLLAAKEIMNNPKHIELFSFEEGVESPGCQM, from the coding sequence ATGTGGGAAAAAGAAGCCTGGAAACTACTAGAAGACTCCATCATCTACTATCAAGGACGACCAATTGGCACGCTGGCGGCTCAAGATCCAGCACTAGAAGCACTCAACTACGACCAGTGTTTCATCCGCGATTTCGTCCCCTCAGCCTTAGTATTTCTGATGCATGGCAAAACAGAAATCGTGCGTAATTTCTTAATCGAAACGCTAGCCATGCAACAAAATCACGATCGCGAGATGGATTGCTTTGCGCCAGGACCAGGCTTAATGCCTGCTAGCTTTAAGGTGGAACATGATGGCGACAAAGAATATATAGAATCTGATTTTGGCGAAAGCGCGATCGCCCGCGTTCCTCCTGTCGATTCTTGTCTGTGGTGGCTGCTATTACTAAGAGCTTATATCAAAACCACAGGAGATATTGAATTAGCTCATCAGCCAGAATTTCAAGAGGGAATAAAACTGATTCTCGATTTATGTTTGGTGCATCGGTTCGCCATGTATCCTACTCTTCCAGTTCTCGATGGCTCGTTTATGATTGACCGTCGCATGGGGGTTGACGGGCATCCTTTAGAAATTCAAGTATTATTCTATGCGGCTTTGCGGACTGTAAAAGATTTGTTGTTGCCAGAAAATGGCGGCGATCGCTATCTTGATGCAGTCAAGCAGCGACTTGGTGCTTTAAATTACCACGTCCGCGAATATTATTGGATAGATTTGCAACGGTTAAATGAAATTTACCGCTATAAAAGTGATGAGTTTGGTCAAGAAGTTGCGAATAAATTCAACATTTATGCCGAATCAATTCCCAATTGGTTAACCGAGTGGTTGCCCGAAACCGGAGGCTATTTAGCCGGAAATCTGGGTCCAGGACTGATGGATTTTCGCTTCTTTTCATTGGGAAATCTGCTGGCAATTCTAGTTTCTTTAGCAAGCGAAGCAGAATCTCAAAAGATTATGGATCTATTTGAACAACGCTGGCAAGATCTAATTGGATTTATGCCTTTGAAAATTTGCTTTCCCGCTGTAGAAGGATTAGAGTGGCGGATCGTGACTGGATGCGATCCCAAAAATCTCCCTTGGTCTTATCATAATGGCGGTAGTTGGGCTACAATTCTATGGTTATTTGCTGCCGCAGCCCAAAAAACAGGACGAATAGAACTAGCGACTAGAGCGATCGCGCTGGCTGAAACTCGCTTGGTTCAAGATAAATATCCCGAATATTATGACGGTAAAAATGGGCGCTTGATCGGCAAAGAAGCGAGAACTTATCAAACTTGGACGATCGCCGGATTGCTAGCAGCAAAAGAGATAATGAATAATCCGAAGCACATTGAATTATTCAGCTTTGAGGAGGGAGTTGAAAGTCCAGGTTGTCAGATGTAG